A window of the Archocentrus centrarchus isolate MPI-CPG fArcCen1 chromosome 9, fArcCen1, whole genome shotgun sequence genome harbors these coding sequences:
- the LOC115786123 gene encoding uncharacterized protein LOC115786123, with protein sequence MALLPREGAALPLRKSAITDAVKSLTPRACAVLTYCHHGTPPQDGLLTQVLGAPQADETQEVATSLSQRRERWAELTTSSWVLKTVSRGYRLQFAVTPPRFLGIIHSQARGESARILQEEIHSLLEKRAICIVPPDQSRSGFYSRYFLVPKRGGRGLRPILDLRALNEFLRKYKFRMLTHASLVRLVRQGDWFTSVDLKDAYFHIPIYPPHRRYLRFAFRGICYEYRVLPFGLSLSPRVFVRCTKAAIAPLRQQGIRLATYLDNWLLLARSEQEAATQTCVVVKHLTDLGFIINTEKSVLSPAQHIIFLGLSLDSISFTASLSAERVKAFRACHALFRLHKLVRFRLCLRLLGLMASAILVVRLGRLHMRDFQRWVASLRLSPVHHGARRVTVTVDCTMALRRWRHPDFLTQGVPMGTVQCRKVVTTDASLSGWGSVHEGRSVRGLWSGTLQRSHINCLELLVVFLTLRRFLPFLQGHHVLVRTDNTTTVAYINRQGGLHSRQLHILARRLILWSSKRLLSLRATHIAGSLNLGADLLSRGAPLYGDWALHPAIVEQLWLRYGQASVDLFASEENAQCPRFFSLRDQSAPLGVDALAHVWPPVLLYAFPPLALIPPTLSRVREHRHTMILIAPLWPTMHWLAEIYQLLCGQPWQLPLRRDMLSQARGSIFHPHPERLALWAWPFAQGQARVLLKPNPAYVPKVVGTKGFRGSDQLFISWAGPHRGKPITKQRLSHWIVEAIALGYSSQGLQAPEGLRAHSTRGLAASWALFKGVSIQNICAAASWSSPLTFVRFYRLDVSAPSVAQAVLSSGSSLG encoded by the exons ATGGCACTGCTGCCTCGGGAGGGGGCTGCACTTCCCCTCAGGAAGAGTGCCATAACCGACGCTGTGAAAAGTTTAACACCCCGCGCATGCGCAGTGTTAACCTATTGTCACCACGGTACCCCACCGCAAGATGGCCTCCTAACACAAGTTTTAGGGGCCCCCCAAGCGGACGAAACACAAGAAGTTGCCACTTCTCTATctcagaggagagagagatgggcGGAGCTCACAACTTCATCCTGGGTACTGAAAACAGTATCACGGGGCTACAGGCTTCAGTTTGCCGTTACTCCCCCTCGTTTCTTGGGCATAATACATTCCCAAGCACGGGGAGAGTCTGCTCGCATTCTACAGGAGGAAATACACTCGCTGTTAGAAAAGAGAGCGATATGTATAGTGCCCCCCGATCAGAGTCGAAGCGGCTTTTACTCCAGGTATTTCCTGGTCCCCAAGCGGGGAGGGCGCGGACTTCGCCCTATCCTGGATTTGCGGGCTCTGAACGAATTTCTCAGAAAATACAAGTTCAGGATGCTGACTCATGCATCTCTGGTACGTTTGGTGCGCCAGGGCGACTGGTTCACTTCTGTCGACCTAAAGGACGCATATTTTCACATTCCCATTTACCCTCCACACAGGAGGTATCTGAGGTTTGCTTTTCGGGGCATCTGTTACGAGTACAGAGTGCTGCCCTTCGGCCTGTCCCTGAGCCCCCGGGTGTTTGTACGCTGCACCAAAGCAGCGATAGCGCCGCTCAGGCAGCAGGGCATTCGTCTGGCTACATATCTAGACAACTGGCTCCTTCTAGCGCGATCGGAGCAGGAAGCTGCGACACAGACGTGTGTCGTCGTGAAGCATCTAACCGATCTGGGTTTcataataaacacagaaaagagtgtGCTGTCTCCGGCACAACATATAATATTTCTGGGTTTATCTCTGGACTCGATCTCCTTCACAGCCAGCCTGTCAGCCGAGAGAGTGAAGGCGTTCAGAGCGTGCCACGCTCTTTTTCGTCTACACAAACTGGTCCGCTTCAGGTTGTGCCTTCGCCTACTGGGACTGATGGCTTCAGCCATCCTTGTAGTGCGACTCGGCCGGCTGCATATGAGGGATTTTCAGCGCTGGGTAGCTTCACTCAGACTGAGCCCCGTGCATCATGGCGCGCGGAGAGTTACAGTAACAGTGGATTGCACAATGGCTTTACGCCGTTGGCGACATCCGGATTTTCTGACTCAGGGGGTACCCATGGGCACTGTTCAGTGTCGGAAAGTGGTCACCACGGACGCGAGCCTGTCCGGTTGGGGCAGTGTCCACGAAGGGCGATCTGTGAGAGGTCTCTGGAGCGGCACTCTCCAACGATCCCACATAAATTGTCTGGAGCTTCTGGTGGTGTTTCTCACCCTCAGGCGCTTTCTCCCGTTCCTACAGGGACATCACGTCCTTGTAAGGACCGACAATACAACGACGGTCGCTTATATCAACCGTCAAGGGGGACTGCATTCACGCCAGTTGCACATACTGGCACGCAGACTGATCCTGTGGAGCAGCAAACGTCTCCTGTCTCTGAGGGCCACGCACATCGCAGGCTCTCTAAATCTGGGAGCGGATCTGCTATCCAGAGGCGCTCCGCTATACGGCGACTGGGCCCTGCATCCAGCCATTGTAGAACAGCTGTGGCTGCGCTACGGCCAGGCTTCAGTGGATCTTTTTGCTTCAGAAGAAAACGCGCAGTGTCCGCGTTTTTTCTCCTTGCGCGATCAGAGCGCGCCTCTCGGTGTGGACGCGCTCGCGCATGTTTGGCCACCCGTGCTCCTGTATGCTTTTCCTCCACTGGCGTTAATACCTCCCACTCTGTCCAGAGTGAGGGAACATCGCCACACAATGATTCTGATAGCTCCGCTCTGGCCGACAATGCACTGGCTAGCGGAGATATATCAGCTTCTGTGCGGGCAGCCGTGGCAACTCCCGTTGCGCAGGGATATGCTGTCCCAGGCACGGGGGTCGATTTTCCACCCACATCCAGAGCGCCTGGCACTTTGGGCCTGGCCC TTTGCCCAGGGGCAGGCTAGGGTACTGCTGAAGCCCAACCCGGCATATGTGCCTAAGGTGGTTGG GACTAAGGGTTTCCGAGGAAGTGACCAGCTTTTCATTTCATGGGCAGGTCCTCACAGAGGCAAACCTATCACTAAGCAACGGCTCTCACACTGGATTGTGGAGGCGATTGCGCTGGGGTATTCGAGTCAGGGGCTGCAGGCTCCAGAGGGCCTGCGGGCTCACTCTACTCGTGGTCTGGCGGCATCCTGGGCCCTGTTTAAAGGGGTGTCAATCCAGAACATCTGTGCAGCCGCAAGCTGGTCTTCACCTCTCACTTTCGTCCGGTTCTACAGACTGGATGTCTCTGCTCCAAGTGTAGCCCAAGCAGTACTGAGCTCTGGCTCCTCGCTTGGATAG